The Salmo salar chromosome ssa02, Ssal_v3.1, whole genome shotgun sequence genome segment ccactgtttattttagctaaaaggtgatgcccatgatgttgtacaacaatttacatctgtaatgaatgtttaaatgcttttacaaatgtatttgacaattgtcctaatatggacagtCAAGTGACCAACAATAGCCTTTGtcatatttcaaatcaaattttatttgtcacatgcgccgaatacaacaggtgtaggtagaccttaccgtgaaatgcttacttacaagtccgtaaccaacaatgccgttttaagaaaataagAATTAAAAAAAGAGTTACCAAATATACTAAAGTAAaaaaggggggaaggggggggggtcaatgcaaatagtccgggtaaccatttgattagctgttaaggagtcttatggcttggggttagaagctgtttagaagtctcttggacctagacttggcgctccggtaccgcttgtcgtgcggtagcagagagaacagtctatgactagggtgattGGAGGCTTTGatgatttttagggccttcctctgacaccgcctggtatagaggtcctggatggcaggaagcttggccccagttatgtactgggccgtatgcactaccctctgtagtgccttgcggtgcttgtgggcactatggtgttgaatgctgagcttttGTAAATGAACAGCGttttcacgtaggtgttccttttgttcaggtgtgaaagggcaatgtggagtgcaatggagatcaCGTTATCTGTTGATCTCTTGGGGCGGAATGAGAATTGAGTATGtcgtttctgggatgatggtgttgatgggagccatgaccagcctttcaaagcacttcatggctaccgacgtgagtgatacggggcagtagtcatttaggcaggttacttgattacacgtcctggtaatccgtctggccccgcgaccttgtgaatgttgacagtcgtctggaacagctggtgctctcaaacatgcttcagtgttgcttgcctcgaagcgagcataaaaagacatttagcccgtctggtaggctcgcgtcactgggcagctcgcggctgggtttccctttgtagtccgtaatagtttgcccTGACACAATGGTGTAGTAGAATTCAATCTAAGTCctttattgatgctttgcctgtttgatggttcgtctgagggcatagagcgatttcttataagcgtccagattagtgtcccactccttgaaagtgttAGTTCTTTAGTCTTTAGCTTGGTATTcttgatgttgcctgtaatccttggcttcttgttgggatatgtatgtacatttgaagtcagaagtttatagacaccttagccaaatacatttaatatcgttttttcacaattcctgacatttaatcctagtaataattccctttcttaggtcagttaggatcaccactttattttaagaatgtgaaatgtcagaataatagtagagagaatgatttatttcagcttttatttctttcataaggttcccagtgggtcagaagtttacatacactcaattagtatttggtagtatagcctttaaattgtttaatttgggtcaaacgttttgggtagccttccacaagcttcccacaataagttgggtgaattttggcccattcctgctcacatagctggtgtaactgagtcaggtttgtaggcctccttgctcgcaaacacattttcagttctgcccacaaattttctataggacggAGGTCAGGTATTTatgatggacactccaataccttgactttgttgtccataagccattttgccacaactttggaagtatgtttggggtcattgtccatttggaagacccattggtgaccaagctttaacttcctgactgatgtcttgagatgttgcttcaatatatccacatgattttccttctcatgatgccatctattttgtggagtgcaccagtccctcctgcagcaaagcacccccacaacatgatgctgccacccccgtgcttcacggttgggatggtgttcttcggcttgcaagcctccccctttttcctccaaacataacgatggtcattatggccaaacagttatatttttctttcatcagacaagaggacatttctccaaaaagtacaatctttgtccccgtgtgcagttgcaaatcgtagtctatcttttttatggcggttttggagcaggggcTTCTTTATTGGGTGTGGAAGAAGTGAAAAAAATATTGTTGTCTataaacaatgacaagccaccgggtctggcaacttggatggaaaattactgaggataatagcagacgatatttcCACTCCTATTtgtcatatcttcaatttaagcctactacaaagtgtgtgccctcagggctGGAGGGATCcgaaagtaattccgctacccagtAATAGTAAATAGTAATATTAAatagtaattccgctacccagtAATAGTAAAACACACTTTAGTGCCACAAATAGCCGATCAATCACCCTGTAAACTAATGGAAAAAAGTGTTTTACCAGATACTCTATTTTAccataaacaaattgacaacagactttcagcatgcttataggaatgggcattcaacaagcacagcatttACATAAATATGTGATGATTGGCTAAGAGAAATGTATGTTtcgttagacttcagtgcggctattgacattatcaatcatagtctgctgatggaaaaacgtGTATattttatggctttacaccctctgctatattgtggataaaaagttacttgtctaacagaacacagaggatgttctttaatggaagcctctcaaacataatccaggtagagccaggaattccccagggcagctgtctaggccccttacttttttcaatctttactaacgacatgccacggatgactcaacactatacacatcagctactacagcaactgaaataactacaacacttaacaaagagttgcagttagtttcagagtgggtggcaaggaataagttagccctaaatatttctaatactaaaagcattgtatttgggacaaaacattcactaaaccctaaatctcaactaaatcttgtaataaatgatgtggaaatttgagtaaagccagtgtgtctatgtatgtggatgacaacactatacacgtcagctactacagtaactgaaatgactgcaacacttaaagagctgcagttagttttgtggcaaggaataagttagtcacAAATATTTTAaatactaaaagcattgtattcactaaaccctaaacctcaactaaatcttgtaatgaataatgtggaaattcagcaagttgagatgactaaactgcttggagtaaacctggattgtaaactgtcatggtcaaaacacgtTGATAcaatagtagctaagatggggagaagtctgtccataataaagtgtttctctgtcttcttaacaacaatatcaacaaagcaggtcctacaggccctagttaccAATACATGTTGCTCAGTGTAGTTCAATGTCCAGGCCTAATTTAACTGTTATACGCTGAATACATCATATGAAATGTGTAACGTTATGATGATAACAAAACAATTGATCAGTCGATTAGAGTCGCCCCAAAAAAAAAATGGGGGGaaaattggctgaatattatacaatgacttatcaacagctctaacaatttgaaccccacaggaaatctacactggcaattcTAGAAACACCcatataaccattgattctttAAGAATACAACTTATTAATGCCTCATATGTTTTAACTGTCTTACCCCCATCAGaaacagacctatggatgcaaggactgaccatccatgatatcaacattatagttataaccatgttgaggctatagagtgttggtttacatttacattgtttctaaacattggatgTATATGGATGTAGCAACAGccgatttcccctttaacaccacatatcagttcaacaactgcagagtttgtgtctctgtttttaagacagtacttactagtgttaatcagggaacggtttctcaataGCATCTTACGGCTAAGTTCAACATTAGAACAATTGAATGCTTTAAGatgcctttgggaaaccgggcccagatatccagtttcctcctcttcctcctcctcttttttcaacgtgacagtcatctccccctcctctttcactccaaaaactgcacaCGCTTTCTCTtactcctcttcttttactgtaacagcctcctcttcctcctcctctttcacgagagcttctttctccgtccagcagacctcatcttctttagcaggagagtagcttagtgagctcATGGTCAGGGATGTTAGCTACCTGGGCTAGTGATAACTTAACCACCCAGCTTGCtgaccaaaaacaacaacatcataatgtgaaattaaatcggataacttaCTAGACGACAGAAACGGGTTTAAAACAGTGGCGAATATACACGAAAGCGtttaaagagctttattggttcggatattttggctagcaagctaccgaggtggctgacttGCTGTTACTGAAAGctttccgtccactagattatgtTACACTAACAGCCTTAAAGCCCCCCATCGCCAACTGccgactggagtgggtaacgcaatTGAGagaaaattatattttattttcagaaaaAAGTTGAACGGTAAGAAGCATTTGTTTTTTACTCACCAATGTAGCAACGCAGTGTAGTTTTAAAGACTTAGTAATGTAGTTGTAGTCACGACCTGATTACATATATGTACAAACATAGTTATGTTTTGGGGTTATTATATAATTATGAATTTATTTCCggatatcttctaaactacccacaatgcactatttctcaaCATCAAATTGATCTACTCTGTTCTACCGAGTACGTATGCTAGCTCAAGCTGGCTATCGTTAGCCACACCTCATGCTTTTCATGGACTGTGTGTGTaaagatttgtataactaacccaagatagaccagagTTTATCGTTTCCAAAGGGAGCAAATGAATCATAGTGGACAGAACAAGCAGGgaagtgggcagagccaagcaggaGCTagagagatcctattggcgcgttctggcatttatttgcatatttacATTAGGGAACGCCCACTCTGTGAATTGCGCTGTTGCAATAACTAACTTCGCCCTTGCACTCCTAAAcgacaatttttttatttacattttggcaaagggtaaagtctacaaaaggTAGTACACTGTTTGTTACAGATTTTAGTCATGGAAACAAAAAACTGTATAGAGACCAAACGTTTCATCAATGAGAAAATTGGCTACTATTTCGCcaactgggcttcctctcatcaccatatttggtagtgagtggaacgCCAACTGGATGCTTCAGATTCATACATCAGgtgaaatatctggctcattgttctattagggttaagtgccttgctcaaaggcacaccggcagatttttttttataacattTAACCTAACTGACTGCTACACTAAATGTTCAGTGAATGTGAGTCTATTTAGGTGGTTTTCATAATTAGCTTTCCTTTTCACACAGCCTGTCTGCCTGCTCTGTGGTGTCTGCTCAGTCCTAAATCCAGCCAGTTAAAAACTCCAAAAAGACCGCTCTGAGCCATCCGCATGGTCCTCAAGCACACCTTTGCCAGTTTTTGTACCACATTGCAATGATAAAATTGGTGATGTTTATTGTGATGAGTCTTGTCCTAGAGACAGAACTGACGGATTTCCGCTAGACGGACCAGCTGCAGTCAAAATgtgctatattgtaaaaatgtatgaaaaaacaaatgtaaggttaggattaggcattagggttaacaGTATGGTTAAAGTAAGGGTTAGGTATTAGCAGTATGGTTAAAGTTAAGGACATTTAatgttagggttagcagtgtggttaaggttaggtttcaaATCAGATTTTTGGTACTAACCTGTGCTCTTCAGGAAAGGATCATctaaaagtaatcagattacttaATGATGACAATTCTGGATAGGCAACTAGTAATTGTAGATTtaaaagtaacctacccaaccctggacACAGTATATAGGTCTCTCTATGGGTGGGAGATGGACATTTAAGATGATCAACACTCTCTTTATATTACTGACTTGTTGACTgattgatccattcatccttccatccctcctcagccttcctctcctctgaagacccagtgagggtggagctcagtcagagagctgttgagggacaggttaggaagaacacttctacagccagagaggtcagaggtcacacatggtttagatggtaaatatttatgtccccttagtggttcatcatgtcagcaaaagggaatatgttccatcatctatgtttatttacattagtgcaaattgtccactgatattggtgtaattgaTCACCTCTTTTGGCtatatgaaagttaatttcccctcaggcacacatttgttctttgttattatgaaggtaatttgtgtcaaatgtacttttccccacatctctttacattgcttatgcatattcagtggcctgactgatTGGACAAAACCGAGCGTAGATTGGACGTCGGGCAGAGGCATTGAATAACAAAAACGATCTTTTGTCAGGccgaatgtttgaaatatgagtaggtgatttgagtcatgcttcttTAGTAgtgaaaaaaatgacaattagcACTTGAATGATGTAAATAAAAACTATGTGTAAAAACTGGAATGATGTATGATTGTTAATAAAACTGTTCATAGACCATTTTTATATACTGCCTCCATGTTGCAAGTTCGTTGAAACTAAGTTGTTTTCAAGTCGTCGAAACAACGACCTGAAAAATACGTACTTTCAaaataaatgtcaacttcaaccaAAATCAAACATAGATTGGATGTCAGAATAGTCTTTGCTAGGTGAGATAGCACGAATGTCAAACCACAGTTTTAacctgtccaaatcaataaccaatttcCAGAAACAACAAGaggcaataaatcactgatatctgttagggggggaaatcaggttgtatgtgctgttgaaactaacacaactaaaaaacacacatggaaatgggagatatctgttacctcactggttagacgacaacctgcagaagacagtcagctacattttagagtgatgcatttaaatttagagGTCCCCAGAACGAAGAGAAACGCAACACTTATTGTCAATACTCATATCGATATCAAGTTGAAATCAattgtgagagaggagggagatgaggttgcacgtcctgttaaaacagctcaaaaaccacacagaatctgggaataatgtgtacatcattGGTTAgaagacaatttgtagaaaacagctatctacattttgaagtgttgcattttgattcaaatgGGTCACCGATGAGGTAAGTCTAACACAACACTTGATGTTAATCACATAAATACTACTCTTTCATTTCAGACCCTGCATTTTTCCCAATGAGGATAATATCCATATcacgctgaaatcaatagaacagggggtaaacgtttagggttctacattgtgacaccattaaaatactcctactacaatgttaaaacattctacattgtgacattatttcattgatatcatgaaacaatccttcatgtatgtattttctgatgtttaatcagagctCTTTTACCAGAGTAACTCTtgccacattgatcacagctataaggtttctctcctgtgtgagttctcCGGTGTGCTATCAGGATGTTTGCCTgagtgaaactcttcccacattgagtgcagctaaaaggtttctctcctgtgtgtgttctctggtgcataGTCAGACAGCTAGATGTAACAAAACTCTtgccacattgatcacagctataaggtttctctccagtgtgtgttcttaaATGTACCATCAGGTTGCTTGAGTGAGTAAACCTCTTCtcacattgactacagctataaggtttctctcctgtgtgtgttctctcgtgaatagtcagctggctagatgaagtaaaactcttcccacattgactacagctataaggtctatctcctgtgtgtgttctctggtgtgttttCAGGCTGCTTGGAAcattaaaactcttcccacattgaccacagctataaggtttctctccagtgtgtattctctggtgtatagtcagactgctagatgtaacaaaactcttcccacattgatcacagctataaggtttctctcctgtgtgtgttttctggtgtgcTTTCAGGCTGCTTGTaacactaaaactcttcccacattgatcacagctattaGGTTTCTCTCCAGTATGGATTCTCAGATGTCTTTTGAGGTCTGCTGAAGAGgggaatctcttcccacagtcagagcagtggtGAGGTTTCTTCCCGGTGGGTCTCCGCTGGTGTTTGAGGTGTgctgatgtggagagactcttctctgcctcctcagcttcatgttgttgaggctccccagaggatccacaacaatcacgtctctctcctgtatgaacgacaaagtcagacagatggttaaaggcccacaacagcagtaaTCCACTGTTTATTTTAACTAAAAGGTGATGCCCATGATGTTGTGTCCAAACTTATTTAACAATTGTCTTAAGACAGAAGTGAAATTGAGCATCCTTGAGCGGCCAGCtcgaggaagagtctttgtggttctaAACTTGTTTcatataagaatgatggaggccactgtgttcttggggaccttcaatgttgcagaaatgttttggtacactcccccagatctgtgtctcaacacaatcttgtctcagagctctacggacaattccttcgacctcatggcttggtttttgagctgacatacactgtcaactgtgggaccttatatagacaggtgtgtgcctttccaaaccatgtccaatcaattgaatttaccactggtggagtccaatcaagttggtagaagcatctcaaggatgctcaatcgaaacaggatgcacctgagctcaatttcatgtCTCATAGCAGCTGTCATCTGCCAGGAGCTTGGGTGTTCCCTCCATGGCTGTGGATGCCACTCCAGCTACCTCTCCCTGTCCTAGTCAATCAACTGCCTGGACACAGCCTGGTCCACCGAGGCCCCCCTCCGCTGGGCCGTGCTCTCTGGATCAGACCTTTGTCCTTTTGGCTGTTGTGTCCTGCACGCAGCCGGCGTCTCAACAGCCCTTTTCTCAGGTGAGTTCTGTGGCTCTGGCCTTGCAATCAGCTTCGAGACATGCCAGAGGCCGGATCATTCCGGCGATTGTGATAGGGAGTTCGACGGTGAGGCATATATCTGTACCTGGGGCAAAGACTTTGTCAGGATATCACCAGGTGGCTTCCCGAGGTCAGTCACCGGTGGGGCTGATGCTGTCATGGTTCATGTGGGGTCGGATAACATTATGAAGGGAAGCTCAGAACAGCTGAAGAGGGATTTTAAAAGAACTGATTGGGTCACtactttttatttgacctttatttaactaggcaagtcagctaagaacaaattcttatttaacatttttaaacagtgagttaactgacCTTTTAAGCCTCCATAACTGGCTACGAGACTACTGACTCTGTGGGTGTAGCATCTGACAATTCtgataccttctggaaacagaagctTGTTTTATTAGGAGGATGGGATCCATCCAAATCAtgtgggttcctggatcctttcacagcattataaggctgcgttgagacaatgacttatcataTGACCCAAGTCCAGCTCAGCtgatccctaccattgtgtcgctgagtcgccataatgcttcagcaaaatGAACATTATCCTAGTGGCTTTAGAAGACACAATGTTACAATACGTGTTGTAGTGattgctatgttgttgatgtaaacgatatttgttggtccgtggtgtgtaatgacgaGCAACCAGACAcagcacttgacacatttatgaaattgcttatcccagttactaataagcacccagtaagaaaatgactgtaaaaactgttaaatccccttggattgatgaggaattgaaaaaaatgtatggttgagagggatgaggcaaaagagatggcaaataggtctggctgcacaagattagcaaacttcgACATGACATGCCAGCCACTTACACATCCAAGTTATAAAAGACAAGCGTtgtcattttgaattccgtaaagtacactaccgttcaaaagtttggggtcacttagaaatgtccttctttttgaaagaaaatcacatttttttgtccattaaaataacatcaaattgatcagaaatacagtgtagacattgttaatgttgtaaatgactattgtagctggaaaaggcagattttctatggaataGCTACAttgacgtacagaggcccattatcagcaaccatcactcctgtgttccaatggcacgttgtgttagctaatccaagtttatcattttaaaaaggctaattggtcattagaaaaccattttgcaattatgttcacacagctgaaaattgttgttttgattaaagaagcaataaaactgtcctttaaactagttgagtatctggagcatcagcatttgtgggttcgattactggctcaaaatggccagaaacaaggagctttcttctgaaactcgtcagtctattcttgttctgagaaatgaaggctattcaatgcgagaaattgccaaaaaactgaagatctcgtacaacgctgtgtactactcccttcacagaacagtgcaaactgtctctaaccagaatagaaagaggagtgggaggccccggtgcacaactgagcaagaggacaagtacattagtgtctagtttgagaaacagacgtctcacaagtcctcaactggcagcttcattaaatagtacccacaaaacaccagtctcaacatcaacagtgaagaggcaactctgggatgctggccttctaggcagagttcctctgtccagtgtctgtgttcttttgcccatcttaatcttaagATGCCAGTTGaggtgaggcatctgtttctcaaactagacactctaatgtacctgACCACCCCAGTAAAACTAATCCCGTCCAAATAGGgcttaaggcaagggctgtttcctcatctctgctgctgctgcctctgccGCACTGTCAATGTcttcctgacccagtctgtaatacctacatgtttcaagcaaaccaccataatccctgtgcacaagaacgccaaggtaactggtttaaatgactactgccccgtagcactcacatctgtagccatgaaatgctttgaaaggctggtcatggctcacatcagcaccatcatcccagaaaccctgggctcactccaatttgcataccgccccaacagatccacagatgatgcaatctctactgcactccacactgccctcacccacctggacaaaaggaacacctatgtaagaatgctattcattgactacagctcagcgttcaacaccatggtgccctgaaagctcatcaataagctaaggacccgggGGCGAGGGGGTTCTCGGATAGCTCTCTGGGATCTTGGATGGTTTGTGACCTGGtggttgggagcttgggccggtgGCCAATAGGAGCTTGGTGAGAGATCTGTCGACGTTCCCTTGGGCGGGGCgcttgaccctggttgctcctgTGGGTCGCTCTGGACGGGAGTCTGCaagatgactgaatgtaatgtaaatgttgagcggCTTGTTTTAATAATCAATTTTAAAAATCATCCGCAACATGGTAGCTCAGTCCCGTCCTCTACTTCCTGTTCGCCCCCACAACTGTATGGCAgcgcaactccaacaccatcattacgttggCTGACAACcagacggtggtaggcctgatcaccgatgacgatgagacaggctatagggaggaggtcagagacctgacagtgtggtgccaggataacaacctcttcctcaacgtgggcaagacaaaggagctgatcgtggactacaggaaacggaaggccgaacatgcccccattcacattgacaaaacacaccaagacagtcgtgaagagggcacaacaaagcctatcccccctcaggaaactgaaaagatttggcatgggtcctcagatcctcaaaaggttttacagctgcaccatcgagagcgtcctgaatggttgcatcactacctggtatggcaactgcttggactccaaccgcaaggcactacagagggtagtgcgtacggcccagtacatcaccggggccaagcttcctgccatccagtaccTCTATAACagggggtgtcagaggaaggtcctaaaaattgtcagactccagccaccctagtcatagactgttctctctgctaccgcatggcaagcggtaccggagtgccaagtctaggtctaagaggctttaaagagcttctacccccaagccataagattcctgaacagctaatcaaatggctacccagactatttgcattgtgtgccccccctcttctacgctgcagctactctctgttattgtctatgcatagccactttaataactctacctacatgtacatattacctcaactaaccggtgcccccacacattgactctgtaccggcacccccctttatatagcctcgctattgttatttactgctgctctttcattatttgttattcttatctcttactttttttggtattttcttaaaactgcattgttggttaagggcttgtaagtaagcatttcactgtaaggtctactagacCTGTTGTCTTCAGGacatgtgacgaatacaatttgcTTTTGATTTGATTAGTGAAGCGTGTCGAGTGCTtcatgttccaaacacaccaacatagtgaagagggcacgacaacgcctcttcccccctttagggaaaatgaaaagatttgtcatcggccctgagatcctcaaaaaggttctacaggTGCCCCATTGAaatggtggaaagttttaagttcctcggcgtacacatcacggacaaactgaaatggtccacccacacagacagcatggtgaagaaggcgcaacagcgcctcttcaacctcaggaggctgaagaaatttggcttgtcaccaaaaaccctcactaacttatacagatgcacaattgagagcatcctgtcgggctgtatcaccgcctggtacggtagctgctccgcccataaccggaaggctctccagagggtagtgcggtctgca includes the following:
- the LOC106594474 gene encoding zinc finger protein 664-like; protein product: MSSLNYSPPVKEEICWTEKEGLWLNIVVKEEKEDEDVTIQKQVEAVTVKEEGDAFRVKEEEDVTVKEEEEEKEEDAVFGLKEEEGEMTVTSKKEEEEEEETGNLGPVSQRQLKASNGSNNEHSSKIVLRNRSLINTRERRDCCGSSGEPQQHEAEEAEKSLSTSAHLKHQRRPTGKKPHHCSDCGKRFPSSADLKRHLRIHTGEKPNSCDQCGKSFSVTSSLKAHQKTHTGEKPYSCDQCGKSFVTSSSLTIHQRIHTGEKPYSCGQCGKSFNVPSSLKTHQRTHTGDRPYSCSQCGKSFTSSSQLTIHERTHTGEKPYSCSQCEKRFTHSSNLMVHLRTHTGEKPYSCDQCGKSFVTSSCLTMHQRTHTGEKPFSCTQCGKSFTQANILIAHRRTHTGEKPYSCDQCGKSYSGKRALIKHQKIHT